A genome region from Coprococcus phoceensis includes the following:
- a CDS encoding YqaJ viral recombinase family nuclease: MLGGIGMNNKAEYTPEKVVDISNLSREDWLEYRKKGIGGSDVAAIMGISPFATIRDLFYNKTGVQPVIQEEEESNWVAKEVGHRLEDLVAEIFSKKTGLEVFPVRVMFRHPLYPFMLADVDFFVRMPDGTFAILECKTCNYNAKDKWADEGIPAHYVLQVRHYLSVMNMQKAFIACLYGNNENEFVYRTIERDLIEEEDIIDQETYFWQEHVLKNVVPPHNGNSDLVLANIRNYGGFADKSIPEIVLSGLESKNLEKYLTLSEEKSQLEKRKKEIEAEQRAISVPFVEQLGQGCKAVLEDGTNRYRITYNPTRRTSVGKDQMEKLKNQHPDIYEEYTKTTESRTFRIKKEAA; encoded by the coding sequence ATGTTAGGAGGAATTGGAATGAATAACAAAGCAGAGTATACACCGGAAAAGGTTGTGGATATCAGTAACCTGTCAAGAGAAGACTGGTTGGAATACCGCAAAAAAGGAATCGGCGGCAGTGATGTAGCGGCAATCATGGGGATCTCTCCATTTGCCACTATCCGGGATCTGTTTTACAACAAAACAGGTGTGCAGCCGGTCATTCAGGAGGAAGAGGAAAGCAACTGGGTTGCCAAGGAAGTCGGACACCGGCTGGAAGATCTGGTGGCAGAAATCTTTTCCAAAAAGACCGGACTGGAAGTATTTCCGGTACGTGTCATGTTCCGGCATCCATTATATCCGTTCATGCTTGCAGATGTGGATTTTTTTGTTCGTATGCCGGATGGGACATTTGCGATTCTGGAATGTAAAACCTGCAATTATAATGCGAAAGATAAGTGGGCTGATGAGGGTATTCCAGCTCATTATGTGCTGCAGGTAAGGCATTATCTGTCTGTGATGAATATGCAGAAAGCCTTTATCGCATGCCTGTATGGAAATAACGAGAATGAGTTTGTGTATCGCACCATTGAGCGTGATCTGATTGAGGAAGAAGACATCATTGATCAGGAAACGTATTTCTGGCAGGAACATGTATTGAAAAATGTAGTACCGCCGCATAACGGGAATTCCGATCTGGTTCTGGCAAATATCCGTAATTATGGTGGTTTTGCAGACAAATCTATTCCGGAAATTGTGCTTTCCGGTCTGGAATCAAAAAATCTTGAGAAGTATCTTACCCTTTCGGAGGAAAAGTCACAGTTGGAAAAACGGAAAAAGGAAATCGAAGCAGAACAGCGGGCAATCAGTGTTCCTTTTGTGGAACAGCTGGGGCAGGGCTGCAAGGCAGTGCTGGAGGACGGTACGAACCGTTACCGTATTACCTATAATCCGACCAGACGTACTTCGGTTGGGAAAGACCAGATGGAGAAGCTGAAAAACCAGCATCCGGATATCTATGAGGAATATACAAAAACAACGGAGAGCCGTACTTTCCGAATTAAGAAGGAGGCGGCGTAA
- a CDS encoding ParM/StbA family protein: protein MIKKLRVAVDHGNRNMKTCHFIFTTGLTEQDKKPARGEKYLKYQGKYYTLSEKRIPYQRDKTQDSRNRFWILTLFAIAMELEQKSQIQPEDVIQVELPIGLPPKHFAELCERYERYFKGDGKVQELCFNDKVYHLCIQNVMAFPQDYAAMMTRMMEIREIPKVVGIDIGGFTSDYLLMRSGRPDMDYCDSLEKGVITMYNDIISSINSEYDMLLEEADIDSIIKGKTQYYEEAVVQAVETMVQNFVTDLLNSIRERGIDTKSTYTVFIGGGAVLLERFLEQADRLGKHTFIRDMKANADGYDLLYRMTQAGV, encoded by the coding sequence ATGATTAAAAAATTAAGAGTAGCCGTGGATCACGGGAACCGGAACATGAAAACCTGTCATTTTATCTTTACCACAGGACTGACGGAACAGGATAAAAAGCCTGCCAGGGGAGAGAAGTATCTGAAATATCAGGGAAAGTATTATACCCTTAGTGAGAAGCGGATTCCGTACCAGAGGGACAAGACGCAGGACAGCCGGAACCGATTCTGGATTCTGACTTTATTTGCCATTGCAATGGAGCTGGAGCAGAAAAGCCAGATCCAGCCGGAGGATGTCATTCAGGTGGAACTTCCGATTGGGCTTCCGCCGAAGCATTTTGCAGAGCTTTGTGAGAGATATGAACGCTATTTCAAAGGGGACGGGAAGGTGCAGGAACTGTGCTTCAACGATAAAGTCTATCACCTCTGTATACAGAATGTAATGGCGTTTCCGCAGGATTATGCAGCCATGATGACGAGGATGATGGAAATCCGTGAGATTCCGAAAGTCGTAGGGATTGATATTGGCGGATTTACTTCTGATTATCTTCTGATGAGAAGTGGCAGACCGGATATGGATTATTGTGATTCTCTGGAAAAAGGTGTGATTACCATGTATAACGATATCATTTCCAGTATTAACAGTGAATATGACATGCTTCTGGAGGAGGCAGATATCGACAGTATCATCAAGGGAAAAACGCAGTATTATGAGGAAGCTGTTGTACAGGCAGTAGAAACCATGGTTCAGAATTTTGTTACCGATCTTCTGAACAGCATCCGAGAGCGGGGCATTGATACAAAATCTACTTATACGGTGTTTATCGGCGGCGGAGCAGTGCTTCTGGAACGATTTCTGGAGCAGGCAGACCGGTTGGGAAAACATACCTTTATCCGGGATATGAAAGCAAATGCCGATGGATATGATCTTTTGTATCGCATGACACAGGCTGGAGTGTGA
- a CDS encoding CHC2 zinc finger domain-containing protein, which yields MYYDMSGFDYGILDVVQVLHLRKRRGNYYDCPFCGETHGKLNINVEKNVFRCNRCDASGGMLKLYADLHNVTLSEANQQIREALGKGEYRTDYIKATPVQEEKATAELAPIEEIHRTYQRMLSMLTLNRKHQEDLQRRGLKPEQIEAQRYRSVPLFGMKKLVKRLAEEGYMVKGVPGFYRDTDGNWTINFKAENSGILIPIVSLDGFIQGFQIRVDHVTDTKKYIWLSSVNYDQGVSSGSPVHVIGDLAAERVYLTEGALKGTIAHYLSGATFVCVAGVNQYRNLKPVLERMKGYGMKQLLEAYDMDKKMKVACNKHDSKCAVCFERSPVICQHKAEKRRIIQNGCNKVYEICRELSLPMNRMVWDMDESGEWNGKHKGIDDYLAAIKQKEGTGAQTSALPKGEQS from the coding sequence ATGTATTATGATATGTCTGGGTTTGATTATGGAATACTGGATGTGGTGCAGGTGCTGCATCTCAGAAAGCGGCGGGGAAACTATTATGACTGCCCGTTTTGTGGAGAGACGCATGGAAAACTGAATATCAATGTGGAAAAGAATGTATTCCGGTGCAACCGCTGTGATGCGTCCGGGGGGATGCTGAAGCTTTATGCGGATTTGCACAATGTTACACTCTCCGAAGCAAATCAGCAGATCCGGGAAGCATTAGGAAAAGGAGAATACCGGACGGATTATATCAAAGCAACGCCGGTACAGGAAGAAAAGGCAACGGCAGAGCTTGCACCCATAGAGGAAATCCACCGGACGTATCAGAGAATGCTGTCCATGCTCACGCTTAACAGGAAGCATCAGGAGGATCTGCAAAGACGAGGATTAAAACCGGAACAGATCGAAGCACAGCGTTACCGGAGTGTCCCGCTGTTTGGAATGAAGAAGCTGGTCAAAAGGCTGGCAGAAGAAGGATATATGGTGAAAGGCGTGCCGGGATTCTACCGGGATACAGACGGAAACTGGACGATTAACTTCAAAGCAGAAAACTCAGGAATCCTGATTCCCATAGTTTCTTTGGACGGGTTCATCCAGGGTTTTCAGATCCGGGTAGATCATGTGACTGACACGAAAAAATATATCTGGCTGTCCAGTGTCAATTATGACCAGGGAGTTTCCTCCGGAAGTCCGGTACATGTGATCGGTGATCTTGCCGCAGAACGTGTCTATCTGACCGAAGGAGCCTTAAAAGGGACCATAGCCCATTATCTGTCCGGCGCTACCTTTGTGTGCGTTGCCGGAGTGAACCAGTACCGGAATCTGAAACCGGTGCTGGAGCGGATGAAAGGATATGGGATGAAACAGCTTTTGGAGGCGTATGACATGGATAAGAAGATGAAAGTAGCCTGCAATAAGCATGACAGTAAGTGTGCGGTCTGTTTTGAGCGTTCCCCTGTTATCTGCCAGCATAAGGCGGAGAAACGGAGGATTATCCAGAACGGCTGCAATAAGGTCTATGAAATCTGCCGGGAGCTTTCCCTGCCGATGAACCGGATGGTCTGGGATATGGACGAGAGCGGGGAGTGGAACGGGAAACACAAGGGGATTGATGACTATTTAGCCGCCATCAAACAGAAGGAAGGAACCGGGGCACAGACTTCGGCTCTTCCGAAAGGAGAACAATCATGA
- a CDS encoding 2-ketoisovalerate ferredoxin oxidoreductase — translation MRIIGNEQEIEWAKEALRNQCNDCPYLDCCNEKAKEESKQCGTVRFGCREYLKEKIEFVVEK, via the coding sequence GTGCGGATTATAGGAAATGAGCAGGAAATTGAATGGGCGAAGGAAGCACTGCGGAATCAATGTAACGATTGTCCCTACTTGGACTGCTGTAATGAAAAGGCGAAAGAGGAGTCAAAGCAGTGTGGAACGGTTCGGTTTGGCTGCCGGGAGTATCTGAAAGAGAAGATTGAATTCGTAGTAGAAAAATAG
- a CDS encoding MATE family efflux transporter — translation MNKNNNKMDLLGNAPVPQALMALGIPIMIGMLINALYNLVDAYFIGGLGESQMGAISIAFPLGQVVVGLGLMFGNGAASYLSRLLGRGDREAASKVASTALYSSVCIGAVIIIGTAIFLKPILTMLGATDTIMPYALSYGRIYVISCIFNVFNVTMNNIVASEGAAKTTMCALLLGAVLNIGLDPIFIYTLDMGVAGAAIATAISQMASTLVYLIYALQKKSAFTFSIKEFCPSKQIITEILKIGIPTLTFQLLTSLSIAFINREANIYGDAVIAGMGAVTRITSMGTLVVFGFLKGFQPIAGFSYGAKKFDRLREAIKTSILWSTIFCVVVGLTIALFSTQIISQFTEGNTEMISVGQKSLMANGFSFFVFGFYTVYSSLFLALGKGTAGFVLGACRQGICFVPIILLLPSFWGINGILYAQPIADVISAIVTVFMALHLHKELATTKEH, via the coding sequence ATGAACAAGAATAACAACAAAATGGATTTATTAGGAAATGCACCTGTTCCCCAAGCACTAATGGCTCTTGGTATACCGATAATGATTGGTATGCTTATTAACGCTCTCTACAATTTGGTGGATGCTTATTTCATAGGAGGACTTGGCGAGAGTCAAATGGGTGCAATTTCCATTGCGTTTCCTTTAGGACAAGTAGTTGTTGGTTTAGGTCTGATGTTTGGCAATGGTGCCGCCTCCTACTTATCAAGACTTTTAGGGCGAGGAGATAGGGAAGCTGCAAGTAAAGTCGCCAGTACTGCATTATACAGCAGTGTTTGTATTGGCGCAGTTATTATTATCGGAACTGCAATTTTTTTGAAACCTATTTTAACCATGTTAGGTGCAACAGACACGATTATGCCATACGCCCTTTCTTATGGAAGAATCTATGTTATTTCATGTATTTTCAATGTATTTAATGTAACGATGAACAATATCGTTGCAAGTGAAGGCGCCGCAAAAACAACTATGTGTGCATTATTATTAGGAGCTGTATTGAATATTGGTTTAGATCCTATTTTCATCTATACTCTCGACATGGGGGTTGCTGGTGCGGCAATCGCTACAGCAATTTCTCAAATGGCTTCTACTCTTGTATATTTAATTTATGCATTACAGAAAAAAAGCGCTTTTACATTTTCCATTAAGGAATTTTGTCCTTCTAAGCAGATCATAACTGAAATTCTGAAAATCGGTATACCCACATTGACTTTCCAGCTTCTTACAAGCCTTTCTATCGCATTCATAAACCGGGAAGCTAATATCTATGGAGATGCTGTTATCGCCGGAATGGGCGCTGTTACAAGAATCACTTCAATGGGAACTCTGGTTGTGTTCGGCTTCTTAAAAGGTTTCCAACCAATTGCCGGCTTTAGCTATGGTGCCAAAAAGTTTGATCGGCTCAGGGAAGCAATTAAAACTTCTATCTTATGGTCAACAATATTTTGTGTAGTTGTGGGATTGACAATAGCCCTATTTTCCACACAGATTATTTCGCAATTTACAGAAGGCAATACAGAGATGATTTCTGTAGGTCAAAAATCGCTAATGGCAAATGGATTTTCCTTCTTCGTATTTGGATTTTACACAGTGTATTCTTCTCTGTTTCTTGCACTTGGAAAAGGCACCGCCGGATTCGTTCTTGGGGCTTGCCGACAAGGTATTTGCTTTGTTCCGATCATTCTGTTGCTCCCATCATTCTGGGGCATAAATGGAATACTATATGCACAACCGATTGCCGATGTAATTTCTGCTATTGTTACTGTGTTTATGGCTCTACATCTTCATAAAGAACTGGCAACAACAAAAGAGCATTAA
- the recD2 gene encoding SF1B family DNA helicase RecD2, whose translation MRCRFKHKIFQNEENGYTIAIFTTQDTSVPLSARDKYLASRNIIGFSAIGFGLPLTDEIELEMEGRWESGEHGTQYQVENFMEVVPRTKEGILGYLSSGAIKGIGPKMADTIFRKFGLQTLEIMENNPQELLKIRGISEKKLAAIVESYGKNQVFRELMTFLAPFKVTPKKVNMILKKFGNESVDIIRHRPYMLSAVKGFGFLTVDAIGRQCCCALNDPMRISGCIGHIMNQAMKEGHLFKQRQEVIREALEMLNRDLQVMAVSEQDVSQVLYRLVLQKSIVVEEERIYSIRQYEEETQTASMIARRLLEKPVLLSIEPELEKAQKTLGITLSETQKQAVRMVFAHPISIITGGPGTGKTTVLKVILYIHQALCRSEVQLMAPTGRAARRMVESTGCENASTMHLALGLLGDDTDFEPDFEYLSAGFLNVDEVSMVDMHLAYEFFRRVSRHARVLLVGDKNQLPSVGAGDVFRQLIACGLIPVTVLDLVYRQGALSSIPYNAKLMQENKTNLSFGEDFQFIACKGADEAAEIVRRIYLDEIAKNGMDQVQILTPYRKRSAAGVDELNKSLEDFVNPPIAGKKELHIGSQVFRVGDKILQNKNTEMASNGDLGRILDCITDEDGNARAVIGFPDGRQVQYEADQMEMIEHANATTIHKAQGSECPVVIIPWVKAFYMMLKRNILYTGVTRAKSKVYLVGEWAAVCQAIHTDDSGTRNTILSERIVQYYDQYQSEQKPEMEQLKLVV comes from the coding sequence ATGAGGTGCAGATTTAAACATAAGATTTTCCAGAATGAGGAGAATGGGTATACGATTGCCATATTCACCACACAGGATACGTCTGTCCCCCTGTCAGCCAGAGACAAATATCTGGCATCCCGGAATATCATCGGCTTCTCAGCGATTGGATTCGGTCTTCCGCTTACAGACGAGATTGAGCTTGAGATGGAAGGCAGATGGGAGAGCGGAGAGCATGGAACTCAGTATCAGGTGGAAAATTTCATGGAGGTTGTACCACGGACAAAGGAGGGTATCTTAGGATACCTTTCTTCCGGTGCAATCAAAGGTATCGGTCCCAAGATGGCAGATACTATTTTCCGGAAGTTTGGGCTTCAGACACTGGAAATCATGGAAAACAACCCGCAGGAACTCTTGAAGATCCGTGGAATTTCCGAGAAGAAGCTGGCTGCTATTGTGGAGTCCTATGGAAAAAACCAGGTGTTCCGGGAACTGATGACGTTTCTGGCGCCTTTTAAGGTAACACCCAAAAAAGTGAATATGATTCTGAAGAAATTCGGAAATGAATCGGTGGATATTATCCGGCACCGCCCTTACATGCTGAGTGCAGTCAAAGGCTTCGGGTTTCTGACTGTGGATGCGATCGGAAGACAGTGCTGCTGTGCACTCAATGATCCCATGCGGATATCCGGGTGCATCGGACATATCATGAATCAGGCAATGAAAGAAGGACATCTGTTTAAGCAGCGTCAGGAGGTTATCAGGGAAGCACTGGAAATGCTGAACCGGGATCTGCAGGTCATGGCAGTATCGGAGCAGGATGTCAGTCAGGTGCTTTACCGGCTGGTGCTGCAAAAAAGCATTGTTGTGGAGGAAGAACGGATCTATTCTATCCGGCAGTATGAAGAAGAAACACAGACCGCTTCCATGATAGCCAGACGGCTTTTGGAGAAGCCGGTTTTGCTGTCCATTGAACCGGAGCTGGAAAAGGCACAGAAGACACTGGGGATCACGCTGTCAGAAACACAGAAACAGGCAGTGCGGATGGTGTTTGCACATCCCATCAGTATTATTACCGGAGGTCCCGGAACCGGAAAGACAACGGTTCTCAAGGTGATTCTCTATATCCATCAGGCGTTATGCAGGTCAGAGGTACAGCTTATGGCTCCGACCGGACGTGCGGCAAGACGTATGGTGGAGAGTACCGGCTGTGAAAATGCATCCACGATGCATCTGGCCCTGGGGCTTTTGGGAGATGATACGGATTTTGAACCGGATTTTGAGTACCTGTCTGCCGGATTTCTAAATGTAGATGAGGTGTCCATGGTGGACATGCATCTTGCCTATGAATTTTTCCGGCGGGTTAGCAGACATGCCAGAGTCCTTTTAGTCGGGGATAAGAACCAGCTTCCATCCGTAGGAGCCGGGGATGTGTTCCGGCAACTGATTGCCTGCGGGCTGATTCCGGTCACGGTACTGGATCTGGTTTACCGGCAGGGCGCTTTGAGCAGCATACCTTATAATGCAAAACTGATGCAGGAGAATAAGACTAATCTGAGCTTTGGGGAGGATTTTCAGTTCATTGCCTGTAAAGGAGCAGATGAAGCGGCAGAGATTGTCCGGAGGATTTATCTGGACGAGATTGCAAAAAACGGCATGGATCAGGTACAGATCCTGACTCCGTATCGGAAACGCAGTGCTGCCGGAGTGGATGAATTGAACAAATCTCTGGAGGATTTTGTAAATCCGCCAATCGCAGGGAAGAAGGAACTGCATATCGGCAGTCAGGTGTTCCGGGTTGGCGATAAGATTTTACAGAATAAAAATACCGAGATGGCGAGTAACGGCGATCTGGGCAGGATACTGGACTGTATCACGGATGAGGATGGAAATGCCAGGGCAGTGATCGGATTCCCGGATGGGCGGCAGGTGCAATATGAAGCTGACCAGATGGAAATGATCGAACATGCTAACGCAACAACCATCCATAAGGCACAGGGTTCCGAATGTCCGGTTGTCATCATCCCTTGGGTAAAAGCCTTTTATATGATGCTGAAGCGCAATATTCTCTATACCGGAGTGACCAGAGCGAAAAGCAAGGTTTATCTGGTAGGGGAATGGGCTGCAGTCTGTCAGGCAATCCATACGGATGACAGCGGGACAAGGAACACCATTCTGAGTGAGCGGATCGTACAGTATTACGATCAGTATCAGAGTGAACAGAAACCGGAAATGGAGCAGTTAAAACTTGTTGTTTAA
- a CDS encoding winged helix-turn-helix domain-containing protein, with the protein MTVTVKITALPIYVAAPFRVKLKSQTFTTYGLIVRKDINFSVKEFDVLYMLYSNPGMAFTKQQIYEAVWHEKANGYFHAVENTIFQIRKKIKKYSSDKNYIKTVVGYGYKFEV; encoded by the coding sequence GTGACCGTTACTGTTAAAATTACAGCACTGCCTATATATGTGGCAGCTCCTTTCCGGGTAAAGTTAAAGTCGCAGACCTTTACGACCTACGGCTTAATAGTACGAAAAGACATTAACTTTTCTGTAAAAGAATTTGATGTACTTTATATGCTATATTCTAATCCAGGGATGGCTTTTACTAAACAACAGATTTATGAAGCAGTTTGGCATGAAAAAGCAAATGGTTATTTCCACGCCGTGGAAAACACTATTTTTCAAATACGCAAGAAGATAAAAAAGTATTCCAGCGACAAGAATTACATAAAAACAGTAGTTGGATATGGGTATAAATTTGAAGTTTAA
- a CDS encoding helix-turn-helix domain-containing protein — protein sequence MNFERLLLKAKEGNADAVLKILEIYKPLLIKNAIVNGRFDEDLYQELVSTLLQCIQRFQIIE from the coding sequence ATGAATTTTGAACGATTACTTTTAAAGGCAAAAGAAGGAAATGCAGATGCGGTACTGAAGATTTTAGAGATATATAAGCCGCTTTTAATTAAGAATGCGATTGTGAATGGCAGATTTGATGAAGATCTGTATCAGGAACTGGTAAGTACATTGCTTCAGTGTATCCAGAGATTCCAGATAATTGAGTAA
- a CDS encoding helix-turn-helix transcriptional regulator yields the protein MVKKLLGDAVREERLRRNLSQNSLAEQAKISLRTVSDIENYIGNPQLETLYALATYLHISIDAIFSNQKTNPDSTMQQIMAELNSCPEEQKQLALSTLRGLLDGFKNLS from the coding sequence ATGGTGAAAAAATTATTGGGAGATGCAGTCAGGGAAGAACGTCTCCGCCGCAATCTTTCGCAAAACAGCCTTGCGGAACAGGCAAAGATTTCTTTACGGACTGTCTCTGATATTGAAAACTATATTGGCAATCCACAGTTGGAAACACTTTATGCCTTGGCAACTTACTTACATATTTCCATAGATGCTATATTTTCTAACCAGAAAACGAACCCGGATTCTACCATGCAGCAAATCATGGCAGAACTAAATTCCTGCCCGGAGGAGCAGAAACAGCTTGCCCTTTCTACACTGCGTGGACTTCTGGATGGATTCAAGAACCTAAGTTAA
- the srtB gene encoding class B sortase, whose translation MRKKGNTVLAGLIICLLLVFLAAAGKLFGAYLKYQKGDVSYEKLQEYVQEPEEEESPESEKEKEEPKNRYLEIDFAGLKAVNPDVIAWIQIPALDISYPVVQGKDNAYYLHHLFSGESNINGSIFVDCHNQPDFTDQNTIVYGHNMKNGSMFGTLDKYQDKELFEQHPEFYLYLPDKILKYRIFSCYAGRTGSEGYRYHFPEAEDFQTFLDTVSSYRDYDTGTELSATDRIVTLSTCVNSRRNYRYLVHGKLSSEIITEE comes from the coding sequence ATGAGAAAAAAAGGAAATACGGTTCTTGCAGGACTCATTATCTGCCTGTTGCTTGTTTTTCTCGCAGCGGCAGGAAAACTCTTTGGTGCTTATCTGAAGTATCAGAAAGGGGACGTAAGTTACGAGAAACTGCAGGAATATGTTCAGGAACCAGAGGAAGAAGAATCACCGGAGTCTGAGAAAGAAAAGGAGGAACCTAAGAATAGGTATCTAGAAATTGATTTTGCAGGTTTAAAAGCGGTTAATCCGGATGTCATAGCGTGGATTCAGATTCCGGCACTGGATATTAGTTATCCGGTGGTACAGGGGAAAGATAATGCATATTATCTTCATCACCTTTTTTCGGGAGAATCCAATATCAACGGGAGCATCTTTGTGGACTGCCATAATCAGCCGGACTTTACGGATCAGAATACGATCGTGTACGGGCATAATATGAAAAACGGGAGCATGTTCGGAACTCTGGATAAGTACCAAGACAAAGAGCTATTTGAACAACATCCGGAGTTTTATCTCTATTTGCCGGACAAGATCCTCAAGTATCGTATCTTTTCCTGCTATGCGGGAAGAACCGGAAGTGAGGGATATAGGTATCATTTCCCGGAAGCGGAAGATTTTCAGACGTTTCTGGATACGGTGTCTTCTTATAGGGATTATGATACCGGCACCGAGCTGTCGGCAACGGATCGGATAGTTACGCTGTCTACCTGTGTCAATTCCAGACGGAATTATCGCTATCTGGTACATGGAAAATTAAGCAGTGAGATCATCACAGAGGAATAA
- a CDS encoding RNA polymerase sigma factor, translating to MLFNIDEKQLMLELKNKDERALKICMNKYYRYVVYIVENIIGSALPYEDKEAVVSNVFVALWNYSADLDTDNYSTFKPYLGTIARNMAKNALRKTSKMHFENYEDAFQVGTNEHIEYGPLKEEVIKCLKESIYELSVDERKCFISYYYYTKTIAVIAEETGLKESTVKSKLLRGRKKLKLKMEKKGFRYEDCKIFFE from the coding sequence ATGTTATTTAACATAGATGAGAAACAACTGATGCTCGAACTAAAAAATAAAGATGAGCGCGCTTTAAAAATATGTATGAACAAATACTACAGATATGTTGTATACATAGTCGAGAATATTATTGGAAGTGCTTTGCCATATGAAGACAAGGAGGCGGTCGTGTCTAATGTTTTTGTAGCTCTATGGAATTACAGTGCAGATTTAGATACAGATAACTACAGCACATTCAAACCCTATTTAGGAACAATCGCAAGAAACATGGCAAAAAACGCATTACGAAAAACCTCTAAGATGCATTTTGAAAATTACGAAGATGCGTTTCAGGTTGGAACGAACGAACATATTGAATACGGGCCGTTAAAAGAAGAAGTAATCAAATGCTTAAAAGAAAGCATATATGAACTATCAGTTGACGAAAGAAAATGTTTTATCTCGTACTACTATTACACTAAGACAATCGCTGTAATAGCAGAAGAAACCGGATTAAAAGAATCTACAGTAAAATCCAAACTGTTACGCGGACGTAAAAAATTAAAACTAAAAATGGAAAAGAAGGGATTTAGATATGAAGACTGTAAAATTTTCTTTGAATGA
- a CDS encoding PadR family transcriptional regulator yields the protein MATIDLIVLGILKKEPMGAYDIQKLVEYRNISKWVKISTPSIYKKAIQLEEKGFIKGEIVKEGKMPEKAVYSLTDEGEKEFVKLMMETASKPIHFFLDFNAVIVNLDKLPPESQQSCIASIEENIEILKTYLEENLREKENDPEIPKTGMAVLQQQIVLADAIEKWIISLKKDF from the coding sequence ATGGCTACAATAGATTTAATTGTGTTAGGAATATTGAAAAAGGAACCGATGGGAGCCTATGATATTCAAAAATTAGTGGAATATCGTAATATATCAAAATGGGTAAAAATCAGTACACCATCCATTTACAAAAAAGCAATTCAGTTGGAGGAAAAAGGCTTCATTAAAGGAGAAATTGTGAAAGAAGGTAAGATGCCTGAAAAAGCAGTTTATTCATTAACAGATGAAGGCGAAAAAGAATTTGTAAAGCTTATGATGGAAACAGCCTCTAAACCCATTCACTTTTTTTTAGATTTTAATGCAGTAATTGTAAATTTGGATAAGTTACCGCCTGAAAGTCAACAATCATGTATTGCCAGTATTGAGGAAAATATTGAAATATTAAAAACTTATCTGGAGGAAAATCTTCGAGAGAAAGAGAATGATCCGGAAATCCCTAAGACTGGTATGGCAGTATTGCAACAGCAGATAGTTTTGGCGGATGCTATTGAAAAATGGATTATTTCTCTAAAAAAAGACTTTTGA
- a CDS encoding sigma factor-like helix-turn-helix DNA-binding protein translates to MNKKTYTGSKIQNHFTAYLIQFVRGKRHDYLEKKIQMADAEELLEDIGQMEARIVIEELLENQTREQLLLQEAQGKYPEWNKMSDERLMKALHTLRDEERKLIYQHVFEERTFEEMSRLNGLSEERCKGIYYYAIRKIRKVMGGEN, encoded by the coding sequence ATGAACAAAAAAACATATACAGGATCAAAGATACAAAATCACTTTACAGCATATCTGATACAGTTTGTCCGTGGAAAACGACATGATTATCTGGAGAAGAAAATCCAGATGGCTGATGCAGAAGAACTGTTGGAGGATATTGGACAGATGGAGGCAAGAATTGTAATCGAAGAATTGCTGGAGAACCAAACGAGGGAGCAGCTTTTATTGCAGGAGGCACAGGGGAAATATCCAGAATGGAATAAGATGTCAGATGAAAGACTGATGAAAGCGCTTCATACGCTGCGGGATGAAGAACGGAAGCTGATTTACCAGCATGTGTTTGAAGAACGTACTTTTGAGGAAATGAGCAGGCTAAACGGGTTATCAGAGGAGCGATGCAAGGGTATTTATTATTATGCAATCCGGAAGATCCGCAAGGTGATGGGAGGTGAAAACTAA